One stretch of Campylobacter sp. CCS1377 DNA includes these proteins:
- the ftsA gene encoding cell division protein FtsA, whose protein sequence is MNILGIDLGSTQTCAILAQKDEEGLKVVGFGKAKTNGVKKGAITNIELASKSIEEAVKNAQMMSGLHYDRVVVSISGAYAKSVDSVGVVNIPNHEIGIHEIHRAVITAKHTANLPSGYDIIHVLPYNFKVNDLEHVDDPLGMSGNRLEVSTHIVISQESHIKNLRKAVELADLRVDNIVLSGYASAIACLDESEKELGAVLIDMGGAICDMVVHAGNSIRYNECLPIGSINITQDLSIALHTPLKEAEKIKLNYANLSQQANSLIKVPAMGDEKRVNDVTIDVVSNVIYARTEETLMILAKMLSDNHYANNIGAGIVLTGGMTKLAGLDELAPAIFDNKSVRLASARKDLIMGFGEIFSDPENTCAIGLCLYGAGFFTPYELDSNEKLRYKGEPENINKQIKQELIISPEINQDETKIEFSDEIGPENDTITSKEQLKINHNDKEKQPNVFSKLWNKITNQF, encoded by the coding sequence TTGAATATCTTAGGAATTGATTTAGGCTCAACACAAACTTGTGCAATCTTGGCACAAAAAGATGAAGAAGGTTTAAAAGTTGTTGGCTTTGGGAAAGCTAAAACTAACGGTGTAAAAAAAGGTGCAATTACCAATATAGAACTTGCTTCTAAATCCATAGAAGAAGCAGTAAAAAATGCTCAAATGATGTCAGGACTCCACTATGATAGAGTTGTAGTTTCTATCTCAGGAGCTTATGCAAAAAGTGTTGATAGTGTTGGTGTTGTAAATATCCCAAATCATGAAATAGGCATACATGAAATTCACCGTGCTGTTATTACCGCAAAGCATACAGCCAATCTTCCAAGCGGATATGATATCATCCATGTTTTGCCTTATAATTTCAAAGTCAACGATCTTGAACATGTAGATGATCCTTTGGGAATGAGCGGAAACCGTTTAGAAGTTTCAACTCATATTGTTATTTCGCAAGAATCACATATTAAAAACCTTAGAAAAGCCGTTGAACTTGCAGACTTAAGAGTGGATAATATTGTTTTATCTGGCTATGCATCAGCAATTGCGTGCTTAGATGAAAGCGAAAAAGAATTGGGCGCTGTACTTATTGATATGGGTGGAGCAATCTGCGATATGGTAGTTCATGCAGGAAATTCTATAAGATATAATGAATGCCTTCCAATAGGTTCAATAAATATCACTCAAGATCTTTCCATAGCCTTGCATACACCATTAAAAGAAGCGGAAAAAATCAAGCTTAATTATGCAAATTTAAGCCAACAAGCAAATTCTCTTATTAAGGTTCCTGCAATGGGAGATGAAAAAAGAGTTAATGATGTTACTATTGATGTTGTTTCTAATGTAATTTACGCAAGAACAGAAGAAACCTTAATGATACTTGCAAAAATGTTAAGCGACAATCACTACGCTAATAACATAGGAGCGGGCATAGTATTAACAGGTGGAATGACAAAATTAGCCGGTTTGGATGAGTTGGCTCCTGCTATTTTCGATAATAAATCAGTAAGACTTGCAAGTGCTAGAAAAGATTTGATTATGGGTTTTGGTGAAATTTTTAGTGATCCTGAAAACACTTGCGCTATAGGATTATGCCTTTATGGAGCAGGATTTTTTACTCCTTATGAGCTAGATTCTAACGAGAAATTGCGCTACAAAGGTGAACCGGAAAATATCAATAAACAAATCAAACAAGAATTAATTATTTCCCCAGAAATTAATCAAGATGAAACAAAAATTGAATTTTCTGATGAAATTGGTCCAGAAAATGATACAATAACAAGCAAAGAGCAATTAAAAATCAACCACAACGATAAAGAAAAACAACCTAATGTCTTTTCAAAGCTGTGGAATAAAATAACAAATCAATTCTAA
- the ftsZ gene encoding cell division protein FtsZ, whose translation MSEFSVEEMQHTKGAKIKVIGCGGGGGNMINHMIKMGLNDLDLIAANTDAQAISNSLAKTKIQLGEKKTKGLGAGMLPEIGAESARESFEEIKASLSQSDIVFIASGFGGGTGTGATPIIAQAAKEIGALTVSVITMPFSFEGKQRKKLAENGLAELKKESDSILVIQNEKLLSIIDKKAGIKDAFKLVDDILARAVKGMVSILLDNGDINVDFADVRTIMSHRGLALMGVGSANGENAIEEALSNAIHSPLLDGMDIKGARGVILHFKTSSNCSLIEISAAAASIEEIVDENAKIIFGSTTDDSMEDRVEVTIIATGFEDKSENSEKHSLKEENAEKNTSYLNSFKKASGGFDEEVVNHLETPAFLRRQMD comes from the coding sequence ATGAGCGAATTTTCAGTTGAAGAAATGCAGCACACAAAAGGTGCAAAAATTAAAGTAATAGGCTGTGGTGGTGGTGGTGGAAATATGATAAACCACATGATAAAAATGGGACTTAACGATCTTGATCTCATTGCAGCCAATACCGATGCTCAAGCGATATCAAATTCTTTAGCAAAAACAAAAATTCAATTAGGAGAAAAGAAAACAAAAGGACTAGGTGCTGGTATGCTTCCTGAAATAGGTGCTGAAAGCGCTAGAGAAAGTTTTGAAGAAATCAAAGCTAGTCTTAGTCAAAGCGATATTGTCTTTATTGCTTCAGGATTTGGCGGTGGCACTGGAACAGGTGCAACTCCTATCATAGCTCAAGCAGCGAAAGAAATTGGCGCCCTAACCGTTTCTGTGATTACCATGCCTTTTTCTTTTGAAGGAAAACAAAGAAAAAAACTTGCTGAAAATGGTTTAGCTGAACTTAAAAAGGAAAGCGATTCTATCCTTGTTATTCAAAACGAAAAACTTTTAAGCATTATTGATAAAAAAGCAGGGATTAAGGATGCTTTTAAACTTGTAGATGATATTTTAGCACGTGCTGTAAAAGGCATGGTTTCTATACTTTTAGACAATGGCGATATTAATGTTGACTTTGCTGATGTTAGAACAATCATGAGTCATCGCGGACTTGCTCTTATGGGTGTAGGAAGCGCAAATGGGGAAAATGCCATCGAAGAAGCTTTATCAAATGCCATTCATTCTCCTTTACTTGATGGTATGGATATTAAAGGCGCAAGAGGGGTAATTTTGCATTTTAAAACAAGTTCTAATTGTTCTTTAATAGAAATTTCAGCTGCTGCAGCTAGCATAGAAGAAATCGTTGATGAAAATGCAAAAATCATTTTTGGTTCTACAACCGATGATAGCATGGAAGATAGGGTTGAAGTAACTATCATTGCTACAGGTTTTGAAGATAAAAGCGAAAATTCAGAAAAACATTCATTAAAAGAAGAAAATGCTGAAAAAAATACCAGCTATCTGAATAGCTTTAAAAAAGCTAGTGGTGGTTTTGATGAGGAAGTGGTTAATCATTTGGAAACCCCTGCTTTTTTACGCCGCCAAATGGATTAA
- a CDS encoding ArsC/Spx/MgsR family protein, with protein MKIYGIKNCNSVQKGLEFFKNKGIGFEFLDIKKIDESILNSWLEKRSFIELINSAGTSAKKLGLNKEKIQTLDKEELKKIVMSNLSTIKRPVVEKEGKIFIGKEYENLDFKG; from the coding sequence ATAAAAATTTATGGTATTAAAAATTGCAATAGCGTCCAAAAAGGACTTGAATTTTTTAAAAATAAAGGTATTGGCTTTGAATTTTTAGATATTAAAAAAATTGATGAGAGTATCTTAAATTCTTGGCTTGAAAAGAGAAGTTTTATAGAGCTTATTAATAGTGCTGGAACAAGTGCTAAAAAACTGGGTTTAAATAAGGAAAAAATTCAAACTTTGGATAAAGAGGAATTAAAAAAAATCGTTATGTCAAATTTAAGCACGATAAAAAGACCAGTTGTTGAAAAAGAGGGAAAAATTTTTATTGGTAAAGAATATGAAAATTTAGATTTTAAAGGATAA
- a CDS encoding 3-deoxy-7-phosphoheptulonate synthase class II, producing the protein MTWKKDSWKNYNIKQQPIYPNAIELQNTLDKLEKLPPLVFAGEVRNLKEDLTKVSRKQAFLLQGGDCAESFANFGAVNIRDMFKVLLQMAIVLTFAGGCPIVKVGRMAGQFAKPRSSDYEEIDGKKLPSYRGDIINGFEFSEQARVADPKRMLEAYYQSATTLNLLRGFANGGLADLHEVHRWNLGFLNKKELANKYDALSEQITQALAFMEACGLSSHNIPSLRQTAFYTSHEALLLPYEEALTRVDSLTNEIYDCSAHMLWIGERTRDVDEAHVHFLSGVKNPIGVKIGPNATAQDIIKLSQALNPNNEEGRLNIIIRMGADKIASGLTSLYKELKKEGLNIIYSIDPMHGNTVKAGKFKTREFEKVMQEVRMFFEISMSEGFYPGGVHLEMTGQDVTECVGGSFNITQESLNERYETQCDPRLNADQALELAFLIADLVKKARV; encoded by the coding sequence ATGACTTGGAAAAAAGATTCTTGGAAAAATTATAATATCAAACAACAGCCTATTTATCCTAATGCCATAGAACTTCAAAATACTTTAGATAAGTTGGAAAAATTGCCACCTTTGGTTTTTGCAGGTGAGGTAAGAAATTTAAAAGAAGATCTAACTAAGGTTTCGCGCAAACAAGCCTTTTTGCTTCAAGGGGGCGATTGTGCTGAAAGTTTTGCAAATTTTGGAGCAGTTAATATTAGAGATATGTTTAAGGTATTGTTGCAAATGGCTATAGTTTTAACTTTTGCTGGAGGCTGTCCTATAGTCAAAGTTGGTCGTATGGCGGGGCAATTTGCTAAACCAAGAAGTTCTGATTATGAAGAAATTGATGGAAAAAAACTTCCAAGTTATAGAGGCGATATCATCAACGGTTTTGAATTTAGTGAGCAAGCTAGAGTGGCTGATCCTAAAAGAATGTTAGAAGCTTACTATCAAAGTGCAACTACACTGAATTTACTTAGGGGCTTTGCTAATGGAGGTTTAGCGGATTTGCACGAAGTGCATCGTTGGAATTTGGGTTTTTTAAATAAAAAAGAATTGGCCAATAAATACGATGCTTTAAGTGAGCAAATCACTCAAGCATTAGCCTTTATGGAAGCTTGCGGGCTTAGTTCTCATAATATCCCAAGTCTTAGACAAACGGCATTTTATACTTCGCACGAAGCTTTGCTTTTACCTTATGAAGAAGCTTTAACAAGGGTAGATAGCTTGACAAATGAAATTTATGATTGTTCAGCTCATATGCTTTGGATAGGTGAGCGAACTCGTGATGTAGATGAAGCACATGTGCATTTTTTAAGCGGGGTTAAAAATCCTATAGGAGTGAAAATCGGCCCCAATGCAACAGCACAAGACATCATAAAACTTTCGCAGGCTTTAAATCCAAATAATGAAGAAGGCAGACTAAATATCATCATAAGAATGGGTGCAGATAAAATCGCCTCTGGTTTAACTTCGCTTTATAAAGAGCTTAAAAAAGAAGGTTTAAATATCATTTATAGTATAGATCCAATGCATGGAAACACAGTCAAAGCAGGGAAGTTTAAAACACGCGAATTTGAAAAAGTGATGCAAGAAGTAAGAATGTTTTTTGAAATTTCTATGAGCGAGGGCTTTTATCCTGGTGGCGTACATTTGGAAATGACTGGACAAGATGTAACAGAATGTGTTGGCGGAAGTTTTAATATTACTCAAGAAAGCTTAAATGAGCGTTATGAGACCCAGTGTGATCCAAGATTAAATGCAGATCAGGCTTTAGAGCTTGCATTTTTGATTGCAGATTTAGTAAAAAAGGCTAGAGTATGA
- a CDS encoding Ppx/GppA family phosphatase has product MLGIDLGSNTLRAVLMDENFNKIKEVEYIIGAAKDLNKSSNIGSEAILNLKNALKDLLIKGYDLKNAKVCATAAFRKAKNASEICKEIWEEFGLKIKIIDEKTEAKLSILGMKEGLRKLNISSKQKAFCDLGGGSCELSFDELFRSFEFGIITFYEKAIRNKTNSFSNHLNFSKKMLEKFKKNTLNKSRDKKFILHFLIKDKMLKKLAFLAFDEVMHAQRHLSKFKGKNIVLNSGLPTSLLSMKMKMSYENYQASRINGKKIFLQDFLNYGIKLWHMPEHKAQIWVGKNRKNYLVAGCFLFYALYNRQKFIVIDEGLREGICIAGLRNLSI; this is encoded by the coding sequence ATGCTTGGAATTGATCTTGGTTCTAATACTTTGCGTGCTGTTTTGATGGATGAAAATTTCAATAAAATCAAAGAAGTTGAATATATTATAGGTGCTGCTAAAGATCTTAACAAAAGTAGTAATATAGGCTCTGAGGCTATTTTAAATTTAAAAAATGCTTTAAAAGATTTGCTTATAAAGGGTTATGATTTAAAAAATGCTAAGGTCTGCGCAACAGCTGCTTTTCGAAAAGCAAAAAATGCCAGTGAAATTTGCAAAGAAATTTGGGAAGAATTTGGGCTAAAAATTAAAATCATTGACGAAAAAACAGAAGCAAAACTTAGTATTTTAGGTATGAAAGAGGGTTTGAGAAAATTAAATATTTCAAGCAAACAAAAGGCTTTTTGTGATTTAGGTGGTGGATCTTGTGAGCTTTCTTTTGATGAGCTATTTAGAAGTTTTGAATTTGGCATCATTACTTTTTATGAAAAAGCTATTAGAAATAAAACAAATTCCTTCTCAAATCATTTAAATTTTTCCAAAAAAATGTTAGAAAAATTCAAAAAAAATACTCTAAATAAAAGTAGGGATAAAAAATTTATTTTACATTTTTTAATTAAAGACAAAATGCTTAAAAAACTTGCATTTTTAGCTTTTGATGAAGTTATGCACGCTCAAAGACATTTAAGTAAGTTTAAAGGAAAAAACATAGTGTTAAATTCTGGACTTCCCACAAGTTTGCTTTCGATGAAAATGAAAATGAGTTACGAAAATTATCAAGCGAGTAGAATTAATGGAAAAAAAATTTTCTTGCAAGATTTTTTAAATTACGGGATAAAACTTTGGCATATGCCAGAACATAAAGCTCAAATTTGGGTTGGAAAAAACCGAAAAAATTATCTTGTTGCGGGGTGTTTTCTTTTTTATGCTCTTTATAATAGGCAAAAATTTATAGTTATTGATGAGGGTTTAAGAGAAGGAATTTGTATCGCAGGACTTAGAAACTTAAGTATTTGA
- a CDS encoding pyridoxine 5'-phosphate synthase has translation MLLGVNIDHIAVLREARKVDDPNVLEAALLCANLCDQITLHVREDRRHTNEKDLENILNFCKNIVNLECSSDEKMIELACKFKPHRITLVPEKREELTTEGGLNLENAKLKTAIKKLKQQKIELSLFIDPNLEDVKKASYLGADFIELHTGHFANLYNALFSNILKTPYAIKELDLPRTQLEEKFKLELEKLANSAKLAHELKLKVAAGHGLNYKNVKYITQITEICELNIGQSIVARSIFVGLERAILEMKALINEN, from the coding sequence ATGCTTTTAGGGGTAAATATAGATCATATTGCAGTTTTAAGAGAAGCAAGAAAAGTAGATGATCCCAATGTATTAGAAGCGGCTTTGCTTTGTGCAAATTTATGTGATCAAATCACACTTCATGTTAGAGAAGACAGACGCCATACCAATGAAAAAGATTTAGAAAATATTTTAAATTTTTGCAAAAATATAGTTAATTTAGAATGCTCCAGTGATGAAAAGATGATAGAGCTTGCCTGCAAATTTAAACCCCATAGAATTACTTTAGTTCCAGAAAAAAGAGAAGAACTTACTACCGAAGGTGGATTAAACCTTGAAAATGCAAAGCTTAAAACCGCTATTAAAAAATTAAAACAACAAAAAATAGAACTTTCCCTTTTCATTGATCCAAATTTAGAAGATGTAAAAAAAGCATCTTATTTGGGTGCTGATTTTATCGAACTTCACACAGGACATTTTGCCAATTTATATAATGCTTTATTTAGCAATATTTTAAAAACACCTTATGCAATAAAAGAGCTTGATTTGCCTCGCACACAATTAGAAGAAAAATTCAAATTAGAACTTGAAAAGCTAGCAAATAGTGCTAAATTAGCCCATGAGTTGAAGCTTAAAGTTGCCGCAGGACATGGGCTAAATTATAAAAATGTAAAATACATCACACAAATTACTGAAATTTGCGAGCTTAATATTGGGCAAAGTATTGTAGCAAGATCTATTTTTGTAGGCTTAGAGCGTGCAATTTTAGAAATGAAAGCCTTAATTAATGAAAACTAA
- the pdxA gene encoding 4-hydroxythreonine-4-phosphate dehydrogenase, with protein sequence MKTKIAISIGDLNGIGIEILLRAHKKISKFCTPYYFIHENLYYRACKKLNLKTKKLRLVSFENAKDISLKKDKKSYLLSFHSPLISKVNSNFNIQAGKIDAKSGMYSFLSFQAACNFVNSNLAHGLVTLPIHKKAWQLADLNFKGHTDALRAFYKKNAIMMLGCEKLYVGLFSEHIPLKEVSSCIEFKQLGRFLCDFYLQTRFKKIGVLGFNPHAGDYGAIGGKEEIIITKAIKFSNAYLNFLFSPKEEQSNFLKTYKIDLKPKFELFLENKKLRQELCKKFTKKEFFIPYPLVSDTAFTKNSLKRCNRLVCMYHDLALAPLKALYFENSVNISLNLPIIRTSVDHGTAFDIAYKNKKINIQSYIQAVKSAVKFAKLKKKNYIMEN encoded by the coding sequence ATGAAAACTAAAATTGCCATTAGCATTGGAGATCTAAACGGCATTGGCATTGAAATTCTTTTAAGAGCGCATAAAAAAATTTCCAAATTTTGCACACCTTATTATTTTATCCATGAAAATTTATACTATCGAGCCTGTAAAAAGCTGAATTTAAAAACCAAAAAACTCAGACTTGTAAGTTTTGAAAATGCAAAAGATATTTCTTTAAAAAAGGATAAAAAGTCATATTTGCTTTCATTTCATAGTCCTTTAATTTCTAAAGTCAATAGTAATTTTAATATCCAAGCAGGCAAAATTGATGCAAAGAGCGGGATGTATTCTTTTTTAAGCTTTCAAGCGGCCTGTAATTTTGTAAATTCTAATTTAGCTCATGGTCTAGTGACTCTACCTATCCATAAAAAAGCTTGGCAATTGGCTGATTTAAATTTCAAAGGCCATACCGATGCTCTAAGGGCTTTTTATAAAAAAAATGCCATTATGATGCTTGGATGTGAAAAACTTTATGTAGGACTATTTAGCGAACATATCCCCTTAAAAGAAGTTAGTTCTTGCATTGAATTTAAACAACTTGGCCGTTTTTTATGTGATTTTTATCTACAAACGCGTTTTAAAAAAATAGGTGTTTTGGGTTTTAATCCCCATGCTGGAGATTATGGTGCCATAGGCGGAAAAGAAGAAATTATCATCACAAAAGCCATAAAATTTAGCAATGCGTATTTGAATTTTTTATTTTCACCTAAAGAAGAACAAAGCAATTTTTTAAAAACCTATAAGATAGACTTAAAACCAAAATTTGAATTATTTTTAGAAAACAAAAAACTAAGACAAGAACTTTGCAAAAAATTTACAAAAAAAGAATTTTTTATCCCCTATCCTTTGGTAAGCGATACCGCATTTACAAAAAATTCCCTAAAAAGATGCAACCGACTTGTTTGCATGTATCATGATTTAGCACTTGCTCCCTTAAAGGCTTTGTATTTTGAAAATAGTGTTAATATTAGCTTAAATTTGCCAATTATTCGCACAAGTGTTGATCATGGAACTGCCTTTGATATCGCTTATAAAAATAAAAAAATAAATATTCAAAGTTACATTCAAGCGGTTAAATCAGCTGTGAAATTTGCCAAACTTAAGAAGAAAAACTATATAATGGAAAACTGA
- a CDS encoding inorganic phosphate transporter — translation MSKDNLIALFVFVISVVCFSIWGYNYISGNYLLLFALAGVFGIFMAFNIGGNDVANSFGTSVGAKTVTIKQALIIAAVFELSGAIFAGGEVTKTIRSGIVVFPNDLNPMLFVIIMLSALLSSGVWIFVATKKGLPVSTTHSIVGGIVGASIMMGIFQFSGAQTLQMVNWNEIIKIILSWIISPLLGGIVAYLIYSYIHKNILKPSEIIDDTLRIFKKNKKYFKDQYFNNLKQKTYEEQIQELSAIVLDEDETQSFYKNKLKEFKEKERNIDAFSALRKHIPVVGCVGAMIIASMFLFKGLNKVSTLDIVQNTWIIFIIGTITYIVTYAIIKIVKKTELNKTIDRIFSWFQIFTASSFAFSHGANDIANALGPFAAILDVLKNQTINPTSPVPLAVLIMFGVSLVIGLWFLGKEVIATVGSKLAEIKPTTGFSAELGASIVILLATQLGIPVSSTHILIGAILGIGFYNKNANWSMMKPIGLAWVITLPAAGLMAAFVFMVFKFILGI, via the coding sequence TTGTCAAAAGATAATCTTATTGCATTGTTTGTTTTTGTTATCAGCGTAGTTTGCTTTTCTATATGGGGTTATAATTATATCAGCGGAAATTACCTATTGCTTTTTGCTTTAGCGGGGGTATTTGGGATTTTTATGGCGTTTAATATTGGGGGTAACGATGTTGCAAATTCTTTTGGCACAAGTGTTGGCGCAAAAACCGTTACTATCAAACAAGCTCTAATCATCGCAGCGGTTTTTGAATTAAGCGGAGCAATATTTGCTGGTGGCGAAGTTACTAAAACTATACGCAGTGGCATTGTTGTTTTTCCAAATGACTTAAACCCAATGCTATTTGTCATCATTATGCTTTCAGCGTTGCTTAGTTCAGGAGTTTGGATATTTGTTGCTACAAAAAAAGGCTTACCTGTTTCAACCACACATAGTATAGTTGGAGGTATAGTTGGAGCTAGTATTATGATGGGAATATTTCAATTCAGCGGTGCACAAACTTTACAAATGGTCAATTGGAATGAGATTATAAAAATCATTCTAAGCTGGATTATTTCTCCTCTTTTAGGCGGAATAGTTGCCTACTTGATTTATTCTTACATTCATAAAAACATACTTAAGCCTTCAGAAATCATTGATGACACTTTAAGAATTTTTAAAAAAAATAAAAAATATTTCAAAGATCAATATTTTAATAATCTTAAACAAAAAACATACGAAGAACAAATTCAAGAATTAAGTGCCATTGTTCTAGACGAGGATGAAACCCAAAGTTTTTACAAAAACAAACTTAAGGAATTTAAAGAAAAAGAAAGAAATATTGATGCCTTTTCAGCTTTAAGAAAACACATTCCTGTTGTAGGATGCGTCGGAGCAATGATTATTGCTTCGATGTTTTTATTTAAAGGCCTTAATAAGGTGAGTACCTTAGACATAGTGCAAAATACTTGGATAATTTTTATTATAGGCACTATTACTTATATTGTTACTTATGCCATTATTAAAATTGTTAAAAAAACAGAATTAAATAAAACCATAGACAGAATTTTTTCTTGGTTTCAAATTTTTACCGCTTCGAGCTTTGCTTTTTCTCACGGCGCTAATGATATTGCAAATGCCTTAGGACCTTTTGCTGCAATCTTGGATGTATTAAAAAATCAAACCATAAATCCTACTTCTCCAGTTCCTTTAGCTGTTCTTATTATGTTTGGGGTATCTTTGGTTATTGGACTTTGGTTTCTAGGTAAAGAAGTTATTGCAACAGTGGGTTCAAAACTTGCAGAAATCAAGCCAACAACAGGTTTTAGCGCAGAACTTGGTGCTAGCATAGTTATACTTTTAGCCACTCAACTTGGAATTCCTGTTAGCTCAACACATATTTTAATCGGTGCAATTTTAGGCATAGGTTTTTATAACAAAAATGCTAATTGGAGCATGATGAAACCTATAGGTTTAGCATGGGTAATTACCTTGCCAGCTGCTGGCTTGATGGCCGCTTTTGTTTTTATGGTATTTAAATTTATTCTAGGAATCTAA
- the mnmH gene encoding tRNA 2-selenouridine(34) synthase MnmH produces the protein MLSDSDFLEFKKHQFDLLIDARSPNEFHHSHLPNALNFYALNNLEHQEVGILYRKNQALAKSKGAQYICANMAKHIPKLTKHFHIGSKIGIYCAHGGLRSKSIAVILSELGYRVVRLKGGFKAYRAFLNESFVQPLYFDLFSLCGNTGSGKTELLRLLPNAIDLEKMANHLGSSFGDILGDQPTQKAFEARLFEQISKIKQYAFIESESRKIGNIILPLKLYESMCNAYKIHCFCSLENRIMRIEHFYKARINEAKFQECIRRISPYISMNFRLDLLQAYKKEQWQKLIAMLLEYYDKVYKKPSRVDFKLDTNDITKAKNELLAFVKEKMKLKI, from the coding sequence GTGCTAAGTGATAGTGATTTTTTGGAATTTAAAAAGCATCAATTTGATCTTTTGATCGATGCAAGAAGTCCTAATGAATTTCATCATTCGCATTTGCCTAATGCTTTAAATTTTTATGCCTTAAACAATTTAGAGCATCAAGAGGTAGGAATTTTATATCGAAAAAATCAAGCTTTAGCCAAGTCAAAAGGCGCACAGTATATTTGTGCAAATATGGCAAAACATATTCCGAAATTAACTAAGCATTTTCACATTGGATCTAAGATAGGAATTTACTGCGCTCATGGAGGATTACGTTCTAAGTCTATCGCGGTGATTTTAAGTGAGCTTGGTTATAGGGTAGTCCGTTTAAAAGGAGGATTTAAAGCATATAGAGCTTTTTTAAATGAAAGTTTTGTTCAACCTTTATATTTTGATTTATTTTCTCTTTGCGGCAATACAGGAAGTGGCAAAACCGAGCTTTTAAGGCTTCTACCTAATGCGATTGATTTAGAAAAAATGGCTAATCACTTAGGTTCTTCTTTTGGTGATATTTTAGGAGATCAGCCTACTCAAAAAGCTTTTGAAGCTAGGTTGTTTGAACAAATTTCAAAAATTAAACAATATGCTTTTATAGAAAGCGAGAGTCGTAAAATTGGCAATATTATTTTGCCTTTAAAACTATATGAAAGTATGTGTAATGCCTATAAAATTCATTGTTTTTGTTCTTTGGAAAATCGCATTATGCGCATAGAACATTTTTATAAAGCAAGAATAAATGAGGCTAAATTTCAAGAATGCATAAGACGCATCAGTCCTTATATCAGTATGAATTTTCGCTTAGATTTATTGCAGGCTTATAAAAAAGAACAATGGCAAAAATTAATAGCCATGCTTTTAGAATATTATGATAAGGTTTATAAAAAACCAAGTAGAGTTGATTTTAAACTTGATACCAATGATATTACAAAAGCTAAAAATGAACTTTTGGCTTTTGTTAAAGAAAAGATGAAATTAAAAATTTAA
- a CDS encoding HIT domain-containing protein produces the protein MQYLHAPWRSEYFKSKNNDLCPFCSVSKELDKDEERGVIFRKKYCFGIMNLYPYSPGHFMVIPYEHLENIEDLSEEAWQEISSMVRFGVKILKQTLHAKGVNIGMNLGEQAGAGIAPHCHYHLVPRWAGDTNFITTIAQTRVCGKDLGKIYLQIKQAYKEYLC, from the coding sequence ATGCAGTATTTACACGCGCCGTGGAGAAGTGAATATTTTAAAAGCAAAAACAATGATTTGTGTCCTTTTTGCTCGGTCAGTAAAGAGCTAGATAAAGATGAGGAACGCGGAGTAATTTTTAGAAAAAAATATTGCTTTGGGATAATGAATCTTTATCCTTATAGTCCTGGTCATTTCATGGTTATTCCTTACGAGCATTTGGAAAATATTGAAGATTTAAGCGAGGAAGCTTGGCAAGAAATTTCATCTATGGTAAGGTTTGGGGTAAAGATTTTAAAACAGACTTTGCACGCAAAAGGTGTTAATATTGGTATGAATTTAGGCGAACAAGCAGGAGCAGGGATTGCTCCACATTGCCATTATCATTTAGTACCGCGTTGGGCTGGTGATACAAATTTTATTACAACTATTGCACAGACAAGGGTTTGCGGTAAGGATTTAGGAAAAATTTATTTACAAATCAAACAAGCTTATAAAGAATATTTGTGCTAA